CCCCACAGACGGTTCCAGTGGAGTGGAGCTGGCCCCACGCTCTGCAGAGCCAGGCTACCTGGTGACCAAGGTGGTGGCAGTGGATGCAGACTCTGGCCAGAATGCCTGGCTGTCTTATCGCCTGCTCAAGGCCACAGATCCCGGGCTTTTTTCCGTGGGCCTGCACTCAGGGGAGATCAGGACTGTCCGAACATTCCTGGACAAAGATGCCCTCAAGCAGAATCTCATCGTGGCAGTGACAGATAATGGAGAGCCCCCCCTCTCTTCCACTGTCACTGTCACCGTGGCAGTGGCTGACAGCATCCCCGAGATCCTCTCAGATCTCAGCAGCCAAACCTCCTCTGAAACTCAGGACGACTCTCTCCTCACATTTTACCTGGTCATAGCAGTGGCTGTGGTGTCCTGCTTGTTCTTTGCCTTCATTGTCCTTCTGCTGGCAATCAGGCTAAGAAGGTGGTGGATGCTGCAAGTTGTTCAGGCTCCAGGAGACCACGTGGGGGGAGTCACCTCCTCTCAGTTTTTGGGAATAGATGGAGTCAGAGCCTTTCTTCAGACTTATTCCCATGAAGTTACTCTCACCACGGATTCTCGAAAGAGCCAGTTGATCTTTCCTCAGCCCAATTATGCAGACACCTTGATAAGTCAGCAGAGCTGTGAGCCGAAGGAGTCTCCACTACCTACTCAGTCTTTACTTCAAGCAAAAGACGAACTAGCAGTTTTCCAGGTAAACTTGATTCTATTGAATAGGAgtataaattcatttttgataACTCATGTTGTTAcacttttctatctcttttgctCACTACACAAGTCCATTGAATTTCTCAATTATCCTAGCTatgaacttattttgttaaaagaaTTTAAGTTTAATGAAAGCATTATTAACATCTTACAAACCTGAAGCGACTCCCAGAATACACCCCATATTTAAGGGGTAAAAACACATACTGAGAAAGGTCAaataatttacccaagatcatagTAGTGATTAAAATGAATTAGGTCTCCTTTAAAAATTGTTCTACTGAGATCATATACTACTTTTGTGATCGAAACTTTCGTGGTTTACAAATTCAGGTAGCTAAacttcctttgaatttttatacattcacatatatattcacacatatttaCACTGtccatatctacatatatatatatatatatatatatatatatatatatatatatatatatatatatatgagctgCTACTAACATGGGTTTTCTAATAACTACTAGTTTAAAGAATTGTTATAGTagcaaaaatataaagatataatacTTCTATgaattaaaataggcaaaatTATCTcgtttttatattttacttttttgctggATTTTGAGGTGTGAGGTATGGTTGGATTTACTGTTTATGTTTGCTGGATGAGGTGTAAGTGGAAGAAATAAAGTAAAGCTCCtttatctttttcaaaatattttagtaCTATCATTCTGGTTATAGTTTTATAAATGTCTACCTTACCAAAGGTTGACTTGAGAGATTTTCATGAGTGAACCTCTGATGTTTGTTCGAAGGTAAAATTTAATTTGGGTTTACTTTATTTCAATGCTTTGTGAATCCTTGAACCCAGGAATAGGTTAGTCATGAGCAGGAACTGAACATTTAAGTGATCTTGCAGCATATTTCCATGCCTTACAGTTTCTCAAGAGACCATCACTCTACACTTAGATGATAAATTACATTTCTATTTCTGATATGTGATGACCAGCCTAGAGAAATACAGcgatccatttccttttttctttagaaatctcAGATCCTTGAATTACtagaaaacatttccatgttcaatttcttcttcttgagAGTCAATATAtcattaattatattttgatttctaaaacaatattacatTACAATGGATCAATTTTACACTGATGAACAGAAGTGATTTAAATTGTTTAATCATATCATGAATTTCATACTACAAGAGGTTAGAGCCAACGGATAATTCCAAGGTTATAGTCATCATATTTACTGATATTTTGCTTGGAAGAACATAAAAAAATGGTAATAACTAATGCATGTTGGGTGATCTCTATAGCACTGCAAGGACATAATTGCAAAATACATCATATATAATTCAAAAGTTAATAATTATTATCTAGGAAAAGTTAGTATCATGGCACAATGAATGTACATGtgtgggagggaaaaagaaacagaggggggagggagggagggatatagaggaaaggaggaaaggaggcaggaagagaaagagagagaggaagagagagaaagagagacagagagagagagaagtgtaTGGCTAGACACCAAAAATTACATCTGGATGCACTGAAATTAAGAAAGTAAATATATTAATACTGTTTTATGGTCTGAAAGGTGAATAACGAATAGAAAAGATGTTTTCTATTCTATAGAATGTATACAATATTGCAATCTGTGGGAATTATTATTTGTTTAGCCTAAGTACAGAAGATAAAGCTTACAGAACTGATatcattttacaattttaatttctaaatgaaTTTACACAAGATTGCCAACAAGTTTCCAACCAACATGAAATCTTTCACGCTATGAAGGTGTGACCTAAGGTATAACTTAAAGTATGAACAACCGTATGACTTCGTTTTCTATCTTGAGGACATTTCAAACATTAGACCAGTTTAAACATGCAGTGTCTCAAAACACGTGCAATAATTGATTTAGCCTCTGGGAGTCGCTGTCCACCAATAACCGAGAGAAATTCTGGGTGCGGACCAGTGAGTGGAATCTTTCCAAGTACTAGGGCACAAAGACAGAAGACCAAACTCAGACGCCCCAGAATACACGGAAAATAAATCTTCTAACCCTGCATACTGAGGAACCAGGTTCAAGAAACATACTACGGGGGAAACAGAGAAGCAAAGAGCCAACCCAGATTCATTTGCATAATAAGGACAACATTTCAAAAAGGAAGCAATGTTCGCTGAGCGAAACCTCAGAGTCTGCACACAACGACTTCTGCTTTGTTTTCTTCTGGGTACGCTGTGGGAGATCAGCGCTGCCCATATCCGCTACTCGGTTCCCGAAGAGATGGAAAAGGGATCTTTCGTGGGCGACATCGCAAAGGACTTGGGTATGGAGCCGAGGGAATTGTCGGAGAGGGGGGCTCGAATTGTGTCCAGAGGTAAGAATCAGCATTTCGCTCTCAGTGTCAGAACTGGAAGCTTAGTCACCGCAGACAGAATAGACAGAGAAGAAATTTGTGCCCAGAGTTCCCCGTGCCTGCTGAATTTTAATGTTCTCGTTGAAGATATAATGAAAATACATTCAGTGGAGGTAGAAATAACTGACGTTAATGATAACACCCCTCGGTTTTTAGCAGATGAGCTAGAACTAAAAATCAGTGAACTCACAGCAACTGGCACCCACTATCTCCTGGAAAATGCATATGATCAGGATGTGGGAGTTAATTCTGTCCAGGGCTATGAACTGAGTCCCAACCATCACTTCTCTCTGAGAGTGCAAAATGGAGAGCATGGGATAAAGTACCCGGAGTTAGTACTGGAGCAGACCCTGGACAGGGAGAAGGAACATAATCTCCATCTCGTGCTCACAGCATGGGATGGAGGAAAACCACTCCATTCTGGCACTGCTAAAATCCGAGTGACtgttctggatgcaaatgacaatGCCCCAGTGTTTAATCAGCCTGTGTATGCTGTGAATATTCCTGAAAATGTACCCCAGGGGACAGTGTTGCTTACAGTTAACGCCACTGATGCAGATGAAGGGATCAATTCTCAAGTAAGATACTTTCTAGTGAAAATACTTGGAGAAACCTCACAAATATTCCAACTGAATTCTTTAACTGGAGAATTAGCAATATTACAAAATCTAGATTATGAAGATGTAGAATTCTACATGATGGAAGCAGAGGCTAAAGATGGCCTTGGTCTCAGGAGCAGAGCTAAAATTCATGTCACAGTTTTAGATGTCAATGACAATGCTCCAGAAGTGACCATCACTTCTGTCACCAACTCAATCCCTGAAAATGCTCCCCCTGGGACTGTAATTGCTCTGTTCCATGTGCATGATCGAGACTCTGGTGAAAATGGACAAGTCCTGTGTTCTATCCTAGGTGACCTGCcttttaaattagaaaagaaggtgGATAGCTACTATTCACTGGTGATTGACAGGGTTCTGGACAGGGAGCAAGTGTCTGTATATAACATCACCGTGAGAGCAGAAGACTTTGGGAAGCCAGCTCTGTCCACAGACACTCACATCCTCTTGCAGGTGGCAGACATCAATGACAACCCTCCCACTTTCGGTCAATTAACTTACTCTGTCTACATTCAGGAGAACAACCCCAGAGGAGCTTCCATCTACTCCTTGACTGCTCATGACCCAGACAGTGAGCAGAATGCCTTAGTCACCTACTCCATCATGGAGACTAACCTCCCATTGGAGGCATCACCAGTGTCATCGATTGTCTCCATCAACGCAGAGACTGGCATCCTCTATGCTCTGTGCTCCTTCGACTATGAACAGTCTCGAGAATTTCAGTTGAGAGTGACAGCCAGGGATTCTGGGGATCCTCCTCTCAGCAGCAACGTGTCCCTGACTCTGTTCATACTGGATCAAAATGATAACACCCCGGAAATCCTGTACCCTACCTTCCCCACAGACGGTTCCAGTGGAGTGGAGCTGGCCCCACGCTCTGCAGAGCCAGGCTACCTGGTGACCAAGGTGGTGGCAGTGGATGCAGACTCTGGCCAGAATGCCTGGCTGTCTTATCGCCTGCTCAAGGCCACAGATCCCGGGCTTTTTTCCGTGGGCCTGCACTCAGGGGAGATCAGGACTGTCCGAACATTCCTGGACAAAGATGCCCTCAAGCAGAATCTCATCGTGGCAGTGACAGATAATGGAGAGCCCCCCCTCTCTTCCACTGTCACTGTCACCGTGGCAGTGGCTGACAGCATCCCCGAGATCCTCTCAGATCTCAGCAGCCAAACCTCCTCTGAAACTCAGGACGACTCTCTCCTCACATTTTACCTGGTCATAGCAGTGGCTGTGGTGTCCTGCTTGTTCTTTGCCTTCATTGTCCTTCTGCTGGCAATCAGGCTAAGAAGGTGGTGGATGCTGCAAGTTGTTCAGGCTTCAGGTGACCACGTGGGGGGAGTCACCTCCTCCCAGTTTTTGGGAATAGATGGAGTCAGAGCCTTTCTTCAGACTTATTCCCATGAAGTTACTCTCACCACGGATTCTCGAAAGAGCCAGTTGATCTTTCCTCAGCCCAATTATGCAGACACCTTGATAAGTCAGCAGAGCTGTGAGCCGAAGGAGTCTCCACTACCTACTCATACTTTACTTCAAACAAAAGATGAACAAGCATTTTTCCAGGTATATTTAATTCTGTATAATTGCAAATTAATTTTTGACAATTAAGTATTATACTTTTCTGTCTCTATTGTTCACTTGAGAGATTCATTAAAATTTCCAGTTAGTCTGGCATTGAATTTATGGTCTTAGAggaatttaaatttaacaaaaatgttattattatacagTAAAGAACTTGAAGAtactttagagatcatccagGCAACACCCCAAATTTTAAGGAATGGAAATACATAGTCAACAAGATCGAATAATTTAACCAAGGCCAGTTTGACTAAGGCAAGTTACTTCTTTTTTACAAATTACTCCACTGAGCTCAAATACATAATCCATTTTGTGATTAAAATTTTAATGGATTACAGATTAAGATATCTGAACCCCCCTTTAATGTTCACATGTTTATGTAGCTTTTAACACACAAGCAAATCTATATGTTAATATAGGtattgcatatatgcatatatatgaatctGCTACTAAAATGGATTTTGCAGTCACTACtagtttaaaagatttttgtaGTAACTAAACTATAATGACATAAAACGTATTTAAAATAAGTGGTATAAGTGGATTGTATTCTCCTTTTGCATTTTTGGTATTTTGTTGGATTCTGATTTGTGTAGTATGGTTAGATTAAATTTTCGTGATGAGATGAAGGTGAAAAAACATAAAGATAAGCTCTTTTATTCTCGTTCATAATTTTAGTATAAACTTTCCtatcaccattttataaatgTCTACAGTATTGAATAATGATGTGGAAAATTGACATGGGAGAAGCTCCGGGTATTGTGTGgaagcctaatttttttttatttgaagactTTGTGTTTCCTGGAGCCCcatagttttgttattgttgttgtttgttttttgggtttttttttagcaGAAACTGTACATTTAGGGGGCTATCACTCTAATGTACACAAAAGGTACAATCAAATACCATCACTCTAATGATGAGTTGTATTTCTATTTCTACCATAAGAGACTCAGCTTAGGTAAAAACGAAGAAATTCATTACATCAATTTCTTTAGAACATGAAACTTTGATCCCAGAAACTCTCAAAGATGAACAATGAAAAGAAATCGAATCTTTGAAATACTAAAGAACAATTCTGTATTCAATTTCTTTGTCATGATACTATTTACTTTTGatgacttttttatttataaaaccaaTATTACATTCTCTCAACTTTACCGTGAAGGGCACAGCTTACTCTAAATTATGGCATCTTGAACTTCCTGCTCTAAGTTGTAATTTCTCTGGCAACATTGCTTAAACTCCATTGCAATGCAGTAGAAGGCATAGGAAAAGAATTTATCATTATAGTCGAAGCCTGGTGATTTGAAACTATTAATAGAATTaataggaggaggagaaagaggtaaAGGAGAAGAAgttggaagaggaagagaaggaggaacagTAGGGGAAgacaaggagaaggagaaaaggctgcagcaataatagcagcagcagtaacagcagcaatagtagtaacagtagcagcaaaaatagcagcagcagcaataacagCAGCAATAGCAGTGGCAATAGCAGTAGTTGTTGCTTTTGTAGCTGTAGCAGTTGTTATAATAATAGCAGGGGAGGAGTAATTTAgcaactggcatttatatagtgaattaaagtttgcaaaatgcttcaaagtcatcatctcatttgagattCACAAATCCTTGGTTGTAGCCCATGGCTATTTAGGACCTGTTTTCATCATTacgttttacatatttttacattaagtTATATggggaaacatttaataatataGCAACTAACTTCAGTAATGTTAACTATATTGAACTGGAAGGctaaatcataatttatttaatcaGTGATTATACTTTAGAAAGTTATTGCACAATCcaaaaattaagaatatattCTCGAGTATAAACTGGTACCAAAAATTATAATGTATACATAATACATCTATGtagacatacacacaaatatgtgtattGCTAGACAT
The DNA window shown above is from Sminthopsis crassicaudata isolate SCR6 chromosome 2, ASM4859323v1, whole genome shotgun sequence and carries:
- the LOC141556822 gene encoding protocadherin gamma-A2 isoform X14, with amino-acid sequence MFAERNLRVCTQRLLLCFLLGTLWEISAAHIRYSVPEEMEKGSFVGDIAKDLGMEPRELSERGARIVSRGKNQHFALSVRTGSLVTADRIDREEICAQSSPCLLNFNVLVEDIMKIHSVEVEITDVNDNTPRFLADELELKISELTATGTHYLLENAYDQDVGVNSVQGYELSPNHHFSLRVQNGEHGIKYPELVLEQTLDREKEHNLHLVLTAWDGGKPLHSGTAKIRVTVLDANDNAPVFNQPVYAVNIPENVPQGTVLLTVNATDADEGINSQVRYFLVKILGETSQIFQLNSLTGELAILQNLDYEDVEFYMMEAEAKDGLGLRSRAKIHVTVLDVNDNAPEVTITSVTNSIPENAPPGTVIALFHVHDRDSGENGQVLCSILGDLPFKLEKKVDSYYSLVIDRVLDREQVSVYNITVRAEDFGKPALSTDTHILLQVADINDNPPTFGQLTYSVYIQENNPRGASIYSLTAHDPDSEQNALVTYSIMETNLPLEASPVSSIVSINAETGILYALCSFDYEQSREFQLRVTARDSGDPPLSSNVSLTLFILDQNDNTPEILYPTFPTDGSSGVELAPRSAEPGYLVTKVVAVDADSGQNAWLSYRLLKATDPGLFSVGLHSGEIRTVRTFLDKDALKQNLIVAVTDNGEPPLSSTVTVTVAVADSIPEILSDLSSQTSSETQDDSLLTFYLVIAVAVVSCLFFAFIVLLLAIRLRRWWMLQVVQASGDHVGGVTSSQFLGIDGVRAFLQTYSHEVTLTTDSRKSQLIFPQPNYADTLISQQSCEPKESPLPTHTLLQTKDEQAFFQQAPPNTDWRFSQAQRPGTSGSQNGDEGGTWPNNQFDTEMLQAMILASANEAADGSSTLGGGAGTMGLSARYGPQFTLQHVPDYRQNVYIPGSTATLANAAGKRDGKAPAGGNGNKKKSGKKEKK